The following are encoded together in the Panicum virgatum strain AP13 chromosome 6K, P.virgatum_v5, whole genome shotgun sequence genome:
- the LOC120712808 gene encoding cilia- and flagella-associated protein 91-like encodes MTARSDDPGVSPGTSAAAAGGEIWGTWEELLLACAVRRHGTASWDSVAMEVQSRCPASAAARLTPTGCRLRFRLLHRRFAAGAENGDGGADADEDPDAAAADGWVEELRKLRVAELRREVERYDLSIGSLQSKLKRLTEERERSISGEANPPAVKAEEDEEPAAGKGSREDDAAGGESGRSCRESNSSDLKRPVSDAGTASAAGDGGAAAREEGEEEAAAAVGVSVDVKGEEVSGESVAGSKEAEKESSDVQSSASPSRRREREGGGEGGEEEETEEASASPSARPPLPAAESEALLAFLESVRTSKPGSVFKRRLESQDDANYKSTIRRHVDLETVRSKLEGGGGGACYGSASEFYRDLLLLCANALVFFPRGSPEHAAAARTRALVSNHMAASLRKDQPGTSRKAAAPASKKAKAEADVGSLLEKTAPIIVCRKRSSIAKAAAAAASKDDKAEKAEADKEEENEAAGKKKAGGGAKDKAPRGLRTNKTRAAPARKAASNQKTGDNDDDSESDGPAEGTRKPGKKGGAGAAGSGAGAAKKRNAVNFLNRMKQGSAPSTERVSLLETLKLSAAAEQKKAGKGGEGKKEAAGGSGTKRGTPPGRRNVGRPPKRAAAPPSPPPAKRGRGGGGKRGGRK; translated from the exons ATGACGGCCAGATCGGACGATCCCGGCGTCTCGCCGGggacctcggcggcggcggccggcggggagaTCTGGGGCACGTGGGAGGAGCTCCTCCTGGCGTGCGCCGtgcggcggcacggcacggcgagCTGGGACTCCGTGGCCATGGAGGTCCAGTCGCGctgccccgcctccgccgccgcgcgcctcacGCCCACCGGGTGCCGCCTCCggttccgcctcctccaccgccggttcgccgccggcgccgagaacggtgacggcggcgccgacgccgacgaggaccccgacgcggccgccgccgacgggtgGGTGGAGGAGCTCCGCAAGCTGCGcgtcgccgagctccgccgcgaggTCGAGCGATACGACCTCTCGATCGG GTCGTTGCAATCCAAACTGAAACGGCTCACGGAGGAGAGGGAGCGGAGCATCTCCGGCGAGGCCAACCCGCCGGCGGTgaaggcggaggaggacgaggagccggcggcggggaagggATCGCGGGAGGACGACGCCGCCGGAGGGGAGTCCGGGCGGTCATGCAGGGAGTCCAACTCGTCAGATCTGAAGCGGCCCGTGAGCGACGCcggcaccgcctccgccgccggcgacggcggcgcagcggcgagggaggagggggaggaggaggccgccgccgccgtcggcgtgtCGGTGGACGTGAAGGGCGAGGAGGTCTCCGGCGAGTCGGTGGCCGGGTCAAAGGAAGCCGAAAAGGAGAGCAGCGACGTGCAGAGCTCGGCCAgcccgtcccgccgccgcgagcgggagggcggcggcgagggcggggaggaggaggagaccgaggaggcctccgcgtcgccgtcggcgcGCCCGCCCCTCCCCGCGGCGGAGTCCGAGGCGCTGCTCGCGTTCCTCGAGTCGGTGCGGACCAGCAAGCCGGGCTCCGTGTTCAAGCGGCGGCTCGAGAGCcag GATGATGCGAACTACAAAAGCACCATCAGGCGCCACGTGGACCTGGAGACGGTCAGATCCAAgctggaaggcggcggcggcggcgcgtgctaCGGCTCCGCGTCCGAGTTCTACCGCGACCTGCTCCTGCTCTGCGCCAACGCGCTAGTCTTCTTCCCGCGCGGCTCGCCcgagcacgccgccgcggcgcggacgCGCGCCCTCGTCTCCAACCACATGGCCGCGTCCCTCCGCAAGGACCAGCCCGGGACCTCGAGGAAggctgcggcgccggcgtccAAGAAGGCCAAGGCGGAGGCCGACGTCGGCTCGCTGCTGGAGAAGACGGCGCCCATCATCGTCTGCCGGAAGCGAAGCTCCATCGCgaaggctgctgctgccgcggccTCCAAGGACGATAAGGCGGAGAAGGCGGAGGCCGACAAGGAGGAGGAGAACGAGGCGGCGGGCAAGAAgaaggcgggcggcggcgccaaggaCAAGGCGCCGCGAGGGTTGAGGACGAACAAGACCCGCGCCGCTCCTGCCAGGAAGGCAGCTTCGAATCAGAAGACGGGGGACAACGACGACGACTCGGAGAGCGACGGGCCCGCTGAAGGGACGAGGAAGCCTGGAAAGAAAGGCGGTGCCGGCGCGGCGGGAAGCGGCGCCGGGGCCGCCAAGAAGCGGAACGCCGTGAATTTTTTGAACCGGATGAAGCAAGGGTCGGCCCCCTCGACGGAGCGCGTGTCGCTGCTGGAGACGCTGAAGCTCTccgcggcagcggagcagaagaaggCCGGGAAGGGCGGCGAGGGCAAGAAGGAGGCCGCGGGTGGCTCCGGCACCAAGAGGGGCACTCCGCCGGGGAGGAGAAATGTCGGCAGGCCCCCGAAGCGTGCAGCCGCGCCCCCGTCGCCACCGCCAGCGAAGAGGGGAAGGGGCGGCGGGGGCAAGCGCGGGGGGAGGAAGTGA